One part of the Ralstonia pickettii genome encodes these proteins:
- the lysA gene encoding diaminopimelate decarboxylase, whose product MSESLIRQEGALMIEGVALDAIAAQFGTPTYVYSRAALTANYRAYAAACEGRNAHVQYAMKANSNLAVLQVFAQLGAGFDIVSAGELKRVLAAGAPAAKVVFSGVGKSADEMRFALKVGVACFNVESIPELHRLNDVAASMGKVAPVSLRINPDVDAKTHPYISTGLKGNKFGVAFDEVLPTYRAAAAMPNLRVVGIDCHIGSQITEVSPYLDALDKVLDVVTQLDAEGIRLAHIDVGGGLGITYTDETPPDITAFARTLLDRVEQRGFGDRTVLFEPGRSLVGNAGLLLTRVEYLKPGASKNFCIVDAAMNDLARPAMYEAYHHIVPVRESQSAPVVYDVVGPVCESGDWLGRDRSLAVQPGDVLAILSAGAYGFTMSSNYNTRNRAAEVIVDGDKVHLARERECFEDLIRGEHLFPA is encoded by the coding sequence ATGTCCGAGTCCCTGATCCGCCAGGAAGGCGCGCTGATGATCGAAGGCGTCGCGCTCGACGCGATTGCCGCGCAGTTCGGCACGCCCACCTACGTGTACTCGCGCGCCGCCCTCACTGCCAACTATCGCGCCTACGCCGCCGCATGCGAGGGCCGCAACGCGCATGTGCAGTACGCCATGAAAGCCAACTCGAACCTGGCCGTGCTGCAGGTATTCGCCCAGCTTGGCGCAGGCTTTGACATCGTGTCCGCCGGCGAACTCAAGCGTGTGCTGGCCGCCGGTGCGCCGGCCGCGAAGGTGGTGTTCTCGGGCGTGGGCAAGAGCGCGGACGAAATGCGATTCGCCCTGAAAGTGGGCGTGGCGTGCTTCAACGTGGAGTCGATCCCCGAGCTGCACCGGCTGAATGACGTGGCCGCATCGATGGGCAAGGTCGCGCCCGTGTCGCTGCGCATCAACCCGGACGTGGATGCCAAAACGCATCCGTATATCTCGACGGGCCTGAAGGGCAACAAGTTCGGCGTGGCGTTTGACGAAGTGCTGCCGACCTACCGCGCAGCCGCTGCGATGCCGAACCTGCGCGTGGTCGGCATCGACTGCCATATCGGCTCGCAGATCACCGAGGTATCGCCGTATCTGGATGCGCTGGACAAGGTGCTCGACGTGGTGACGCAGCTCGACGCCGAGGGCATCCGCCTCGCGCACATCGATGTGGGCGGCGGTCTGGGTATCACGTACACGGACGAGACGCCGCCGGACATCACGGCCTTCGCGCGCACGCTGCTGGACCGCGTCGAGCAGCGCGGTTTTGGCGATCGCACCGTGCTGTTCGAGCCGGGCCGGTCGCTGGTGGGCAACGCCGGCCTGCTGCTCACGCGCGTCGAATACCTCAAGCCCGGCGCGAGCAAGAACTTCTGCATCGTGGATGCGGCCATGAATGACCTGGCCCGCCCGGCGATGTACGAGGCGTATCACCACATCGTGCCGGTGCGCGAAAGCCAAAGCGCGCCGGTCGTCTACGACGTGGTGGGCCCGGTGTGCGAATCCGGCGACTGGCTGGGCCGCGACCGTTCGCTGGCGGTGCAGCCTGGCGATGTGCTCGCGATCCTGTCGGCGGGCGCGTACGGCTTCACGATGAGTTCGAACTACAACACGCGCAATCGCGCGGCCGAGGTCATCGTCGATGGCGACAAAGTCCACTTGGCACGCGAGCGCGAGTGCTTCGAAGACTTGATCCGCGGCGAGCATCTGTTCCCGGCATAA
- a CDS encoding penicillin-binding protein 1A yields MATAQTTPASPKPPKARRPLWARLLLWMLGLFVAMGVVGALLLGYALLVAAPNLPSLDAITDYRPKIPLRVYTADNVLIGEFGEERRSFVPITQMPDVMKRAVLAIEDDRFYEHGGVDFIGVLRAGLANLHGGLSQGASTITMQVARNFFLSSEKTYTRKIYEILLSYKIEASLTKDQILELYMNQIYLGQRAYGFASAEQIYFGKNIKDITLAEAAMLAGLPKAPSAYNPVVNPKRAKVRQEYILQRMRDLHYITPEQYTQAVNEQLPVRGEGHEFDVHAEYVAEMVRQLMYAQYREETYTRGLNVYTTLRKSDQDVAYQSVRRGILDYERRHGYRGPEAFIDLPSDAEEREQAIDDALLEHPNSDDLQSAVVVSVTPKLVRATMLTGETIDLAGDGLRFAQAALSNNAQPKIKLRPGAVIRVIEDTKTQKWSITQLPEVASGFISLDPQTGAIYSMVGGFDFNRSKFNHVTQAWRQPGSSFKPFIYSAAVDKGFSPSTVINDAPLSIPTGDTGGQVWEPKNYGGGYDGPMTMRRALQKSKNLVSVRILRAIGTQYAQQYITRFGFDADRHPAYLPMALGAGSVTMLQMASGYSVFANGGYRVNPYIIDRVVDARGTVVQQSHPMTAGKDAVRVIDPRNDFIMDSLLRSVVSNGTGYQAKVKLGRNDMAGKTGTTNDSFDAWFCGYTPKLVGVAWMGYDNPRSLGDRETGGGLALPIWINYMSYALKGEPQTERQPPEGVVQMAGDWAYEEYANGQGVASVGLGDAMPGASAPGGDQPQQPGINLAPTQEQEKQKILDMFRGN; encoded by the coding sequence ATGGCTACTGCCCAAACCACCCCAGCCTCGCCCAAGCCGCCCAAAGCCCGCCGCCCGCTGTGGGCGCGCCTGCTTCTCTGGATGCTCGGCCTGTTCGTTGCCATGGGGGTCGTCGGGGCGCTGCTGCTGGGCTATGCCCTGCTCGTCGCCGCGCCCAACCTGCCGTCGCTCGACGCCATCACCGATTACCGCCCGAAGATTCCGCTTCGCGTCTACACCGCCGACAACGTCCTCATCGGCGAATTCGGTGAGGAGCGCCGCAGCTTCGTGCCAATCACGCAAATGCCCGACGTGATGAAGCGCGCGGTCCTGGCGATCGAAGACGACCGCTTCTACGAGCACGGCGGCGTCGACTTCATCGGCGTCCTGCGCGCGGGCCTGGCGAACCTGCATGGCGGCCTGTCGCAAGGCGCGTCGACCATCACGATGCAGGTGGCGCGCAACTTCTTCCTGTCGAGCGAGAAGACGTACACGCGCAAGATTTACGAGATCTTGCTCTCGTACAAGATCGAGGCGAGCCTGACAAAGGATCAGATCCTCGAGCTGTACATGAACCAGATTTACCTGGGCCAGCGCGCGTACGGTTTCGCGAGCGCAGAGCAGATCTACTTCGGCAAGAACATCAAGGACATTACGCTCGCAGAAGCCGCCATGCTGGCCGGCCTGCCCAAGGCGCCATCAGCGTACAACCCGGTGGTGAACCCGAAGCGCGCCAAGGTGCGTCAGGAGTACATCCTGCAGCGCATGCGCGACCTGCACTACATCACCCCGGAACAGTACACCCAGGCCGTCAACGAGCAATTGCCGGTGCGCGGCGAAGGCCATGAATTCGACGTGCACGCCGAATACGTCGCCGAAATGGTGCGCCAGCTCATGTACGCGCAATACCGCGAAGAAACCTACACGCGCGGGCTGAACGTCTACACCACGCTGCGCAAGTCCGACCAGGACGTGGCCTATCAATCAGTGCGCCGCGGCATTCTCGATTACGAGCGCCGTCACGGCTATCGCGGCCCTGAAGCGTTCATCGACCTGCCCTCCGATGCAGAGGAGCGTGAACAGGCCATCGACGACGCCCTGCTGGAACACCCGAACAGCGACGATCTGCAATCGGCCGTGGTGGTGAGCGTGACACCCAAGCTGGTGCGCGCGACGATGCTGACCGGTGAGACGATCGACTTGGCCGGCGACGGCCTGCGCTTTGCACAGGCGGCCCTGTCGAACAATGCACAGCCCAAGATCAAGCTGCGCCCGGGCGCGGTGATCCGCGTGATCGAGGACACGAAGACGCAGAAGTGGTCGATCACGCAACTGCCGGAAGTGGCCTCGGGTTTCATCTCGCTGGATCCGCAGACGGGCGCGATCTACTCGATGGTGGGTGGCTTCGATTTCAACCGCAGCAAGTTCAACCACGTCACGCAGGCGTGGCGCCAGCCGGGTTCGAGCTTCAAGCCGTTCATCTACTCGGCGGCGGTGGACAAGGGTTTCTCGCCGTCTACCGTCATCAACGACGCGCCGCTCTCGATCCCGACCGGCGACACGGGCGGCCAGGTGTGGGAGCCGAAGAACTACGGCGGCGGCTATGACGGCCCGATGACGATGCGCCGCGCGCTGCAGAAATCGAAGAACCTGGTGTCGGTGCGCATCCTGCGCGCCATCGGTACGCAGTACGCGCAGCAGTACATCACGCGCTTCGGGTTCGATGCCGATCGGCACCCCGCCTATCTGCCCATGGCGCTGGGCGCCGGTTCCGTGACGATGTTGCAGATGGCGAGCGGCTACTCGGTGTTCGCCAACGGCGGCTATCGCGTGAACCCCTACATCATCGATCGCGTGGTGGATGCGCGCGGCACGGTCGTGCAGCAAAGCCACCCGATGACCGCCGGCAAAGACGCCGTGCGCGTGATTGATCCGCGCAACGACTTCATCATGGATTCGCTGCTGCGCAGCGTGGTGTCGAACGGCACGGGCTACCAGGCCAAGGTCAAGCTGGGCCGCAACGACATGGCTGGCAAGACCGGGACCACCAACGATTCGTTCGACGCCTGGTTCTGCGGCTATACGCCCAAGCTGGTCGGCGTGGCCTGGATGGGTTACGACAACCCGCGCAGCCTGGGGGATCGCGAAACGGGTGGCGGCCTGGCCCTGCCCATCTGGATCAACTACATGAGCTACGCGCTCAAGGGCGAGCCCCAGACCGAGCGCCAGCCGCCCGAAGGCGTCGTACAGATGGCGGGCGACTGGGCCTACGAGGAATACGCCAATGGCCAGGGCGTGGCTTCGGTGGGTCTGGGCGATGCGATGCCGGGGGCCTCCGCGCCGGGCGGCGATCAGCCGCAACAGCCTGGCATCAACCTCGCGCCGACGCAGGAACAGGAGAAACAGAAGATTCTCGACATGTTCCGCGGCAATTGA
- the lptM gene encoding LPS translocon maturation chaperone LptM encodes MIRTAAIVATVGLTLTVAGLSGCGIRGPLYMPKVPPAPTAPQTTDPGIAGPNAVPQPPVPGAKPAAADAASAVPTNR; translated from the coding sequence ATGATACGAACCGCCGCCATTGTAGCCACTGTCGGCCTGACCCTGACGGTCGCAGGCCTATCCGGCTGCGGGATTCGCGGGCCGCTGTACATGCCCAAGGTGCCGCCGGCGCCAACCGCGCCGCAAACCACCGACCCCGGCATCGCCGGCCCGAACGCCGTGCCGCAGCCCCCGGTTCCGGGCGCCAAACCCGCAGCCGCAGATGCGGCCAGCGCGGTACCCACGAACCGCTAA
- the cyaY gene encoding iron donor protein CyaY translates to MPPLSESEFLALAEAELTRIESIVETAADEADADIEVNRTGNVLTLEFDDGSKIIINSQAPMQELWVAARAGGFHFRRGDDGRWVDTRSKEELYVALSRYISQQSDVDVTLAAG, encoded by the coding sequence ATGCCCCCCCTGAGCGAATCGGAGTTCCTGGCACTGGCCGAAGCGGAACTCACCCGCATCGAAAGCATCGTCGAAACGGCTGCCGACGAGGCGGATGCCGACATCGAGGTCAATCGCACCGGTAACGTGCTGACGCTCGAATTCGACGATGGCTCCAAGATCATCATCAACAGCCAGGCGCCGATGCAGGAGCTGTGGGTGGCAGCGCGTGCCGGCGGTTTCCACTTCCGCCGGGGCGACGACGGCCGCTGGGTCGACACGCGCAGCAAGGAAGAGCTCTATGTGGCGCTCTCTCGCTATATCAGCCAGCAAAGCGATGTGGATGTGACATTGGCCGCCGGCTGA